From a single Silene latifolia isolate original U9 population chromosome 6, ASM4854445v1, whole genome shotgun sequence genomic region:
- the LOC141588242 gene encoding protein FAR1-RELATED SEQUENCE 5-like, giving the protein MSTSDATTSSSTKNSFKTPRTRIETLNALQYIPFCPEEKKPKVGQLFEMLESAELFYKEYCTICEFTPRLATTKRIKGNELPNSFALRNVVCNRQGVKESRKRKRTDTDTDTTENDAESDVTGISRVRPITRIDCRALVQFKYQENGTYIVTRFDEAHNHPLASPESTIFLKGNRKMTEVQMQFVTKVKVLKLGGVKAYRGWKELCGGYDNIGATEVDFKNFVRDIKTYIGNFDAQMFVENLIGRKDTCSSFYFDFIVDENKCLAGVFWADPICIKNYMLFGVVLSADSTYGTNKYDMVFVPFTGVDHHKRCITFGAGLIGDESIECYTWLFKTFLEAMGGCQPRIIITDQDKSMKSVVPEVFKESTHRLCMWHIMKKLREKVSYQLFQDEDFKTRLNRCVWNNQLEPDEFEEQWGKIMTDYQLVEHEWFSDLYDLKEQWIPPILKMFQCLA; this is encoded by the coding sequence atgagtacaagtgatgcaactacgtCTTCTTCTACAAAAAACAGCTTTAAAACACCAAGGACAAGAATTGAAACATTAAATGCACTCCAGTACATTCCATTCTGTCCAGAGGAAAAGAAACCTAAAGTAGGACAATTATTCGAAATGCTAGAATCAGCAGAGTTATTCTACAAAGAATATTGTACAATCTGTGAGTTTACGCCAAGACTTGCAACAACAAAAAGGATTAAAGGCAATGAGTTACCGAATAGTTTTGCATTAAGGAATGTTGTCTGCAATAGGCAAGGTGTAAAGGAAAGTAGGAAAAGGAAGAGGACTGATACTGATACCGATACTACTGAGAATGATGCAGAATCTGATGTGACAGGCATAAGCCGTGTGAGGCCGATTACAAGAATTGACTGTCGTGCATTAGTGCAGTTTAAATACCAAGAAAATGGAACTTATATTGTTACCAGATTCGATGAAGCGCATAACCATCCACTTGCTTCGCCTGAATCTACAATATTCTTGAAAGGAAACCGAAAAATGACAGAGGTACAGATGCAATTTGTCACAAAGGTAAAGGTGCTAAAACTAGGTGGTGTGAAAGCCTATAGAGGTTGGAAGGAGCTGTGTGGAGGTTACGACAACATTGGGGCTACTGAGGTTGATTTCAAAAACTTTGTCAGGGACATAAAAACCTACATTGGTAATTTTGATGCACAAATGTTTGTTGAAAATCTTATTGGGAGAAAAGACACATGCagttcattttactttgattttatagTAGATGAAAACAAGTGCCTGGCTGGAGTGTTTTGGGCAGATCCGATCTGCATAAAGAACTACATGTTGTTCGGTGTGGTTTTATCAGCAGATTCTACATATggaacaaacaagtacgatatggtgTTTGTGCCTTTCACAGGAGTTGATCACCACAAAAGGTGCATAACGTTTGGAGCTGGGTTGATAGGTGATGAAAGTATTGAGTGTTATACATGGCTGTTCAAGACATTTTTGGAAGCAATGGGCGGGTGCCAACCGAGAATTATAATTACTGATCAGGACAAATCAATGAAGTCGGTAGTCCCGGAAGTGTTTAAGGAGTCAACACACAGACTGTGCATGTGGCACATAATGAAGAAACTAAGAGAGAAAGTCAGTTATCAATTGTTTCAAGATGAGGATTTTAAGACCAGGCTCAAtaggtgtgtttggaacaaccaacTTGAGCCTGATGAATTCGAAGAACAATGGGGGAAGATAATGACTGATTATCAACTTGTAGAACACGAGTGGTTTTCAGATTTGTACGATCTCAAGGAACAGTGGATCCCCCCTATTTTAAAGATGTTTCAATGTCTGGCTTGA
- the LOC141588243 gene encoding protein FAR1-RELATED SEQUENCE 5-like, producing the protein MRVTSRSESENSFFDRFLTPHLTLVEFWVCYESALEAQRHKQSKLNSDNKHSEIPRKTKSNLEVHASEMYSHNIFKDFQTELVADFLDCRFKDVEKIDETKIYILTDLQMQNKSWNVAYSPITWRLLVLFYVSRMGLLCEHRL; encoded by the coding sequence ATGAGGGTTACTTCTAGGTCTGAGAGTGAAAACAGTTTCTTTGACAGGTTCCTCACACCTCATTTGACCCTTGTTGAGTTTTGGGTGTGCTATGAGAGTGCCTTGGAAGCACAAAGACACAAGCAGTCCAAATTGAACAGTGACAACAAACACTCTGAAATCCCACGGAAAACAAAGTCAAACCTTGAAGTCCATGCTTCTGAAATGTACTCGcacaacattttcaaagactTCCAAACAGAATTGGTTGCAGACTTTCTCGATTGCCGTTTTAAAGATGTggagaagattgatgagacaaaaatatatattctaacAGACTTGCAGATGCAAAATAAGTCATGGAACGTAGCATATTCACCGATAACATGGAGATTACTTGTTCTGTTCTATGTTTCGAGAATGGGCTTGTTGTGCGAGCACCGCCTTTAG